Proteins encoded by one window of Rubinisphaera margarita:
- a CDS encoding helix-turn-helix transcriptional regulator: MLDSIKQSDREFLSHLNELGEATIAQICDAEQVTTNAVRQRLSRLQAAGLIERTAVRHGRGRPQHKYSVTGDGRRLLGDNYYELATVLWRQLTSIPDEQLRSRIADELRRTLVNRYGENVNAADPAERIQQLQQALLKHGFDIQVEQEDDSVCLTEKACPYHDLAVDDRSICDLEQSVFEQILGMPLQLTQRCVDGHSCCRFEPVLLSTDSE, from the coding sequence ATGCTTGATTCCATCAAACAATCAGATCGGGAATTTCTCAGTCATCTCAATGAACTGGGCGAAGCAACGATTGCCCAAATCTGTGATGCTGAACAGGTTACAACCAATGCTGTCCGTCAGCGGCTCAGCCGGCTGCAGGCAGCAGGTCTGATTGAACGAACTGCCGTCCGTCACGGCAGGGGACGACCTCAGCATAAATATTCGGTCACCGGAGACGGACGCCGCCTGCTCGGAGATAACTACTACGAGCTGGCAACAGTCCTCTGGCGGCAACTGACCAGTATCCCCGACGAACAGCTGCGTTCCCGAATCGCCGATGAATTGCGGCGAACTCTGGTGAACCGGTACGGGGAGAATGTGAACGCGGCTGATCCAGCCGAGCGGATCCAGCAGCTTCAGCAGGCTCTGTTGAAGCATGGTTTCGATATTCAGGTCGAACAGGAGGACGATTCGGTCTGCCTGACCGAGAAAGCCTGTCCTTACCACGATTTGGCCGTCGACGACCGTTCCATCTGCGATCTGGAGCAATCGGTGTTCGAACAGATTCTCGGCATGCCGCTCCAACTGACGCAGCGTTGTGTCGATGGACACAGCTGTTGCCGATTCGAACCCGTACTACTGTCGACAGATTCTGAGTAA
- the sufD gene encoding Fe-S cluster assembly protein SufD has protein sequence MEISEAEFAITTADGFEAFLDSRNEPEWLQQKRRDAFALYQQYCEQELDPEEFRRLDLRLFRPGDYRIRTTGDNSSATGQFNNLMTERGEFAGQVEHIDGTPVQSQLQNELAEKGVIFCSLAEAVEKHPELLQKHLLTHAVQTDTDRFSAWHSAFWTGGAFLYVPRNVELTQPLHSLIGLSRSGTADFSHTLVVLEDGARATLLEETSSADSNAAGMHMGAIELIVGAGAHLAYVQLQTWNERVFHFAHQCGRVARDGSLQWTVSALGSKFSHVHQDVMLDGKGATAQVNGVAFATERQKISYYTRQAHKAPNTTSDLLYKEVVRDRARMIWRGMIEVDEVAQLTDGYQRNDSLILSRDARVDAIPGLEINADDVRCTHAATAGQVDDEQILYCLSRGISRQEAMHIIVEGFFSQVFDRIPVELVRHTLSQTVQEKLGFGIED, from the coding sequence ATGGAGATTAGTGAAGCAGAATTCGCCATCACGACGGCCGACGGATTCGAGGCATTCCTCGACAGCCGGAACGAGCCCGAATGGTTGCAGCAGAAGCGACGCGACGCGTTCGCTCTTTACCAGCAATATTGCGAGCAGGAACTCGATCCCGAGGAATTCCGCCGACTCGATTTGCGGCTCTTCCGTCCGGGTGATTACCGCATTCGCACCACTGGAGATAACTCCAGCGCCACAGGGCAATTCAACAACCTGATGACGGAGCGGGGCGAGTTCGCCGGTCAGGTGGAGCATATCGATGGCACGCCTGTACAGAGCCAGCTTCAGAACGAGCTCGCCGAAAAGGGCGTGATCTTCTGCAGCCTGGCGGAAGCCGTGGAGAAGCACCCGGAATTGCTGCAGAAGCATCTGCTGACGCATGCGGTGCAAACCGACACGGACCGTTTTTCGGCCTGGCATTCCGCATTCTGGACCGGCGGAGCGTTCCTGTACGTTCCGCGAAATGTTGAGCTGACACAGCCGTTGCACAGCCTGATTGGGCTGTCTCGTTCCGGCACGGCCGATTTCTCGCACACCCTCGTCGTTCTCGAAGATGGTGCCCGCGCTACGCTGCTGGAAGAAACCTCTTCGGCCGATTCCAATGCAGCCGGCATGCATATGGGTGCGATCGAATTGATCGTCGGAGCGGGAGCTCACCTGGCTTATGTCCAGCTGCAAACCTGGAACGAACGAGTGTTCCACTTCGCTCACCAGTGCGGACGAGTGGCACGAGACGGGTCGCTGCAGTGGACTGTTTCGGCTCTGGGGAGCAAGTTCTCCCACGTGCACCAGGATGTCATGCTCGACGGCAAAGGAGCCACGGCTCAGGTCAACGGAGTCGCCTTCGCGACCGAACGACAGAAGATTTCTTACTACACCCGTCAGGCTCATAAGGCTCCGAATACCACTTCGGACCTCCTCTACAAAGAGGTTGTGCGGGATCGGGCCCGGATGATCTGGCGCGGGATGATCGAAGTTGACGAAGTCGCTCAGCTGACGGATGGATATCAGCGGAATGACTCGCTGATCCTCAGTCGGGACGCCCGAGTCGACGCCATTCCGGGACTTGAGATCAACGCCGATGATGTGCGGTGTACTCACGCTGCCACGGCTGGCCAGGTCGATGACGAGCAGATTCTGTACTGCTTGAGCCGCGGTATCTCGCGGCAGGAAGCCATGCACATCATCGTCGAAGGCTTCTTCTCCCAGGTATTCGACAGGATTCCGGTCGAACTCGTCCGACATACGTTGAGTCAGACCGTGCAGGAGAAGCTCGGCTTCGGTATCGAAGACTAA
- a CDS encoding prephenate dehydrogenase translates to MNPADHQNESIGCLAICGVGLIGGSIARAARSRGVVSEVIGIGKNQARLQKAVEQGVIDRGSTEPESAAAQADLIIICTPVDLIASQVAQMLPHMRDSATITDAGSVKGEIVRELQAEGIDASQYVPGHPLAGSDKTGFEFADPDLFEKATIVLTPTAETADIHTRRVRTFWQALGGNVLTMQPEEHDSVLAMTSHLPHLVAAALAAAVQEDHLRLASSGFRDSTRIAAGDPELWTSIFRQNAAATLAAAREFQEKLTHLITAIEQDNADELKALLAEGKCRRDAWREQRLRLES, encoded by the coding sequence ATGAACCCTGCTGACCATCAAAATGAATCCATCGGCTGCCTGGCCATCTGCGGCGTCGGACTGATCGGGGGCTCCATTGCGCGAGCGGCCCGCAGTCGAGGCGTCGTTTCGGAGGTCATCGGCATCGGCAAAAACCAGGCGCGGCTGCAGAAAGCGGTCGAGCAGGGAGTAATTGACCGGGGCTCAACGGAGCCGGAGTCCGCAGCTGCTCAGGCAGATCTCATTATCATCTGCACGCCGGTCGATCTCATCGCCTCCCAGGTGGCCCAAATGCTGCCCCACATGCGGGACAGCGCGACCATTACCGATGCCGGCAGCGTGAAAGGGGAGATCGTCCGGGAATTGCAGGCGGAAGGAATCGATGCGTCTCAGTACGTTCCCGGACATCCGCTTGCGGGCTCCGACAAGACGGGGTTCGAGTTTGCCGACCCGGACCTGTTCGAGAAAGCGACGATTGTCCTGACACCGACTGCGGAAACTGCGGACATTCACACGCGGCGAGTCAGAACCTTCTGGCAGGCACTCGGTGGAAATGTCCTGACCATGCAGCCGGAAGAGCATGACTCAGTTCTGGCGATGACCAGTCATCTGCCGCATCTGGTCGCTGCGGCTCTCGCGGCCGCCGTTCAGGAAGATCACTTGAGACTCGCTTCCTCCGGATTCCGCGACAGCACTCGGATCGCGGCAGGCGATCCCGAGTTGTGGACGTCGATCTTCCGCCAGAATGCCGCGGCGACGCTGGCTGCCGCCCGCGAGTTTCAGGAGAAGCTCACGCATCTCATCACGGCCATCGAGCAGGACAACGCTGACGAATTAAAGGCACTGCTGGCCGAAGGCAAATGCCGCCGCGATGCCTGGCGGGAACAGCGTCTCCGCCTCGAGTCGTAG
- the sufC gene encoding Fe-S cluster assembly ATPase SufC has product MNALLKIEDLHVNVGDTEILKGVNLEIRQGEIHALMGPNGSGKSTLAYTLIGHPKYEVTKGRIEIDGVELNEMDPSDRARLGLFLAFQYPVTIPGVKVADFLRLALSNVRNPDRKEGEGLISMREFRTELRETMQQLNMDSAFATRYLNEGFSGGEKKRMEILQLAMLKPKFALLDETDSGLDSDAVRVVSEGLSKLAGPEMGVLIITHHERLLEYNEPQFTHVMLAGKIVETGDAALAHDLHANGYDEVRKRHPEEAAWEEQQQETLTK; this is encoded by the coding sequence ATGAATGCTCTTTTGAAAATCGAAGATCTGCACGTCAACGTTGGCGATACGGAAATCCTGAAGGGGGTCAATCTTGAGATCCGTCAGGGCGAAATCCACGCACTGATGGGCCCGAACGGCTCCGGAAAAAGTACACTCGCCTACACGTTGATCGGCCACCCGAAGTATGAAGTGACTAAGGGACGGATCGAAATCGACGGCGTTGAGCTGAACGAGATGGATCCCTCCGATCGGGCTCGTCTGGGACTGTTTCTGGCGTTTCAGTACCCGGTGACAATTCCGGGGGTGAAGGTCGCCGACTTCCTGCGACTGGCACTGTCCAATGTGCGGAACCCGGATCGCAAAGAAGGGGAAGGCCTGATTTCGATGCGGGAGTTCCGCACCGAGCTTCGCGAAACCATGCAGCAGCTCAATATGGATTCCGCCTTCGCCACCCGTTACCTCAACGAAGGGTTCTCGGGGGGAGAGAAGAAGCGGATGGAGATTCTTCAGCTGGCGATGCTCAAGCCGAAGTTCGCTTTGCTCGATGAGACCGACAGTGGTCTCGACAGCGATGCCGTACGAGTCGTCAGCGAAGGGCTGTCGAAACTGGCTGGGCCGGAAATGGGCGTGCTTATCATCACGCACCACGAGCGACTGCTGGAATATAACGAGCCGCAATTCACCCACGTGATGCTTGCGGGCAAAATCGTCGAAACCGGCGACGCCGCACTGGCACATGATCTGCACGCCAATGGATACGATGAAGTCCGCAAACGTCATCCAGAGGAAGCCGCCTGGGAAGAGCAGCAGCAGGAAACCCTGACGAAATAA
- the sufB gene encoding Fe-S cluster assembly protein SufB yields MSTDAVEKNKVDIGEYRFGFHDPTDTYAFTSRKGLDPQIVAQISEMKKEPEWMRDFRLKSLELFFQKPMPYWGGNLSDLDFQDIYYYVKASQGQEKSWDDVPEDIRKTYDRLGIPEAEKKYLAGVKAQYESEVVYGSLQEDLSKQGVIFTDTDSALRDHPELFREHFGTVIPPADNKFAALNSAVWSGGSFIYVPPGVKIDFPLQAYFRINTQNMGQFERTLIIVDEGASVHYVEGCTAPTYSSDSLHSAVVEIIVKRGGRCRYTTIQNWSNNVYNLVTKRAMAYGDSLMEWVDGNLGSKLTMKYPAIYLMEPGARGETLSIAFASNGQHQDAGAKMVHCAPNTSSRIISKSISKDGGRSSYRGLVKVQDGAENCKSNVVCDALILDPESKSDTYPYIEIDESNVAIEHEASVSKIAEEQLLYLTSRGLTEAEASAMIVTGFIEPLVKELPMEYAVEMNRLIELQMEGSVG; encoded by the coding sequence GTGTCTACAGACGCTGTTGAAAAGAACAAGGTCGACATCGGCGAATACCGTTTTGGGTTCCACGACCCTACGGATACTTACGCATTCACCAGCCGTAAGGGTCTCGATCCTCAGATCGTGGCTCAAATCTCGGAAATGAAGAAAGAGCCGGAGTGGATGCGGGATTTCCGCCTGAAGTCCCTCGAGCTCTTTTTCCAGAAGCCTATGCCGTACTGGGGTGGAAATCTCTCCGATCTCGACTTCCAGGATATTTACTATTACGTCAAGGCTTCCCAGGGTCAGGAAAAATCCTGGGACGACGTTCCGGAAGACATTCGGAAGACGTACGACCGGCTCGGGATTCCCGAAGCGGAGAAAAAATATCTGGCAGGCGTGAAGGCTCAGTACGAGTCGGAAGTGGTCTACGGATCTCTTCAGGAAGATCTGTCCAAGCAGGGCGTGATCTTCACCGACACCGATTCCGCTCTCCGGGATCATCCGGAGTTGTTCCGCGAACACTTCGGCACGGTCATTCCGCCGGCAGACAATAAATTCGCCGCGTTGAACTCGGCCGTGTGGTCGGGCGGATCGTTCATTTATGTCCCACCGGGCGTAAAGATCGACTTCCCGCTGCAGGCTTACTTCCGCATCAACACCCAGAACATGGGCCAGTTCGAGCGGACGCTGATCATCGTCGACGAAGGAGCTTCGGTTCACTACGTCGAAGGCTGTACGGCTCCGACCTACAGCAGCGACAGTCTGCACTCGGCTGTTGTCGAGATCATCGTGAAGCGTGGCGGACGCTGTCGTTACACGACGATCCAGAACTGGTCGAACAACGTGTATAACCTGGTGACCAAGCGGGCGATGGCTTACGGCGACTCCCTCATGGAGTGGGTCGACGGAAACCTGGGTTCCAAGCTGACCATGAAGTATCCGGCCATCTATCTGATGGAACCGGGTGCTCGCGGAGAAACACTGTCGATCGCCTTCGCCTCGAACGGTCAGCATCAGGACGCCGGTGCGAAGATGGTGCACTGTGCTCCGAACACTTCGAGTCGAATCATTTCGAAGAGTATCTCGAAAGACGGCGGACGCTCCAGCTACCGCGGACTGGTCAAGGTTCAGGACGGAGCTGAAAACTGTAAGTCGAACGTCGTTTGCGATGCTCTCATTCTCGATCCGGAAAGTAAGAGCGACACGTATCCGTATATCGAAATCGACGAGAGCAACGTCGCCATCGAGCACGAAGCATCGGTGTCGAAAATCGCCGAAGAGCAGTTGCTGTACTTGACCAGCCGCGGTCTCACCGAGGCGGAAGCCTCGGCCATGATCGTGACCGGCTTCATCGAGCCGCTCGTCAAGGAACTGCCAATGGAATATGCAGTGGAAATGAACCGCCTGATCGAACTGCAAATGGAAGGTTCGGTCGGTTAG
- a CDS encoding L-threonylcarbamoyladenylate synthase: MSASSPIGQDVDRAASILRCGGLVAMPTETVYGLAANAFDPTAVAKIFEAKQRPTFDPLIVHIADQDQLAMLVQGIPARYQILMETFWPGPLTLLFEKTAEVADLVTSGLPTVAVRMPDHSMALELIHKAGTPLAAPSANPFGRTSPTTADHVARQLGGKVDYILDAGPSRVGVESTILRESGGRFEILRPGGITRERLEEVLGQEVVLISSDESGTAIEAPGQLKEHYAPRTPLVVAGEEDESGASQRRALMTVGLEQQQDRKGFTHIVNLSPAGDLVEAAAGFFAALHELDRMGLDLIVVDRFPEEGLGIALNDRLGRAVHRD; encoded by the coding sequence ATGTCAGCTTCGTCTCCGATTGGTCAGGATGTTGATCGCGCCGCTTCCATCCTCCGTTGCGGGGGCCTGGTTGCCATGCCGACAGAAACGGTCTACGGCCTGGCGGCGAACGCATTCGACCCCACGGCAGTCGCGAAGATCTTCGAGGCCAAGCAGCGGCCGACATTCGATCCTCTCATCGTGCACATCGCCGATCAGGATCAGCTCGCGATGCTTGTCCAGGGCATTCCCGCCCGCTACCAGATTCTGATGGAAACCTTCTGGCCGGGGCCGCTGACGCTGCTCTTCGAGAAGACGGCCGAGGTCGCCGACCTGGTGACGTCCGGACTCCCGACGGTGGCTGTCCGGATGCCGGATCATTCGATGGCACTCGAACTGATCCACAAAGCCGGTACTCCGCTGGCCGCTCCCAGTGCCAACCCCTTTGGACGAACCAGCCCGACAACAGCCGACCATGTGGCCCGGCAACTCGGTGGCAAGGTCGACTACATCCTCGACGCCGGCCCCAGCAGGGTGGGCGTCGAGTCGACGATTCTGCGAGAGAGCGGGGGACGATTCGAAATTCTTCGCCCCGGAGGAATTACCCGAGAGCGACTCGAAGAGGTCCTTGGCCAGGAGGTTGTTCTCATCTCATCCGACGAGAGCGGAACAGCCATTGAGGCCCCCGGGCAACTCAAAGAACATTATGCTCCTCGGACTCCCCTCGTCGTCGCGGGAGAAGAGGACGAGAGTGGGGCTTCGCAACGCCGTGCGTTAATGACCGTCGGACTGGAGCAACAGCAGGACCGAAAAGGATTCACCCACATCGTGAATCTCTCTCCGGCCGGAGATCTCGTTGAGGCTGCCGCTGGATTCTTCGCTGCACTTCACGAACTTGACCGGATGGGACTGGACCTTATCGTCGTCGATCGCTTTCCGGAGGAAGGTCTCGGCATAGCCTTGAACGACCGGCTCGGACGGGCAGTCCACCGGGATTGA
- a CDS encoding sodium-dependent transporter, whose protein sequence is MAQKEQWGTRIGVILAVAGSAVGLGNFLRFPGQAAQNGGGAFMIPYFISLLLLGIPLCWAEWTMGRFAGTRGFHSAPGIFIVLCRNTFARYFGTLALLVPLVIYMYYVVIEAWCLSYAISYLDGSLMPASNPGAYDEYFGSLVGMGQDGALFRPGHRDFLGILIFTFAMNFFFIYRGITKGIEAFCRVAMPIMVILALVVLVRVLTLGTPDPGSPERNVVNGLGSMWNPNFSKLSNPSTWLAASGQIFFSLSVGFGVIINYASYMRKNDDVALSGLTATSMNEFFEVCLGGLITLPAAFIFLGVAAQDMGTFGLGFTALPSVFAVMPAGQLFGFLWFIMLFIAAITSSLSMLQPVIAFFEEGLGLKRHAAAAILGLISAIGSGFVVYFSKDLKALDTMDFWVGTMCIFILAMFQATVYSIAFSVQSGHAALHEGSHIRVPIALQYLLKFVTPVYLLLIFVAFCIFNVPDYFSAIGKSEVALASIMFISIVGAFLLVMVHIAGIRWMREGKLNFLLEEAESEQTESDSPAV, encoded by the coding sequence ATGGCACAGAAAGAGCAGTGGGGAACTCGGATCGGGGTGATTCTGGCGGTCGCCGGTTCGGCGGTCGGCCTCGGGAATTTTCTGAGATTTCCCGGCCAGGCCGCTCAGAACGGCGGCGGTGCCTTCATGATTCCCTATTTTATCTCGCTCCTGCTGCTGGGAATCCCCCTCTGCTGGGCCGAGTGGACGATGGGCCGGTTTGCCGGCACACGGGGGTTTCACTCCGCTCCCGGGATTTTCATCGTCCTCTGCCGGAACACGTTTGCTCGCTACTTCGGCACGCTGGCCCTGCTCGTTCCTCTCGTCATCTATATGTATTATGTCGTGATCGAAGCCTGGTGTCTCAGCTACGCCATCAGCTATCTCGACGGCAGTCTGATGCCCGCCAGCAATCCGGGGGCCTACGATGAATACTTTGGTTCCCTGGTCGGGATGGGCCAGGACGGGGCCCTGTTTCGTCCCGGACACCGCGATTTTCTCGGAATCCTGATCTTCACGTTCGCGATGAACTTCTTTTTCATCTACCGAGGGATTACCAAAGGCATCGAAGCGTTCTGTCGGGTGGCGATGCCGATCATGGTCATTCTGGCCCTCGTCGTCCTCGTCCGCGTCCTTACCCTGGGAACGCCCGATCCGGGAAGCCCGGAGCGGAACGTCGTGAATGGGCTCGGCAGCATGTGGAATCCCAATTTCTCCAAGCTCAGCAATCCAAGCACCTGGCTGGCGGCCTCCGGGCAGATCTTCTTCAGCCTTTCGGTCGGCTTCGGCGTCATTATTAACTATGCCAGCTACATGCGGAAGAACGATGACGTCGCACTGAGCGGCCTGACAGCCACGAGTATGAACGAATTTTTTGAGGTCTGTCTGGGTGGGCTGATTACTCTGCCGGCCGCCTTTATCTTTCTGGGAGTCGCTGCCCAGGATATGGGAACATTTGGACTCGGCTTCACAGCCCTGCCGAGCGTATTTGCCGTGATGCCCGCGGGCCAGCTTTTCGGCTTCCTCTGGTTCATCATGCTGTTTATCGCAGCAATCACGAGTAGCCTGTCCATGCTGCAGCCCGTGATTGCGTTCTTTGAAGAAGGTCTCGGGCTTAAGCGACATGCGGCTGCCGCGATTCTGGGACTGATCTCAGCGATCGGTTCCGGCTTCGTCGTCTACTTCTCCAAGGACCTGAAAGCTCTCGACACCATGGATTTCTGGGTCGGGACCATGTGCATCTTTATTCTGGCAATGTTCCAGGCGACGGTTTACAGCATTGCATTCTCGGTGCAGTCAGGGCATGCGGCCCTGCACGAGGGGTCGCACATTCGAGTTCCGATTGCTCTGCAGTATCTTCTGAAGTTCGTCACACCGGTCTACCTGCTGCTGATCTTCGTGGCCTTCTGCATCTTCAATGTGCCAGACTATTTCTCGGCAATCGGGAAGAGCGAAGTGGCTCTGGCTTCGATCATGTTTATTTCCATCGTTGGAGCATTTCTGCTCGTGATGGTGCACATCGCCGGGATTCGCTGGATGCGGGAAGGGAAATTGAACTTCCTGCTCGAGGAGGCGGAAAGCGAGCAGACCGAGAGCGACTCTCCTGCCGTTTAG